GACAGTATCTGGAAAATAGAAGATGAACCCACTTGATGCAACAAAATCAGGATTTTTAGTGTGCATTGCTGTCTGTATGTTCATCTACACTTTTATCTACCTAAAGGATACACTTTCTGAAGAgccaaatgaacaaaaaattaatgcaaagaTAGCAGAGTGTGGATTTTACCCGGATGAACTTTGTTCAGCTCTTTTTGTCGGGAAAACCGCTGCCTTTAAAATTGGAAACTTTTGTCAGAATACCTACCAACCTAAACCACTCAGCTGCATTCAGACTTCATGCAACTGCTCCATGGTTTTGAAGACTCTGCATTTTATCACAAGACCACTGTCAGATGAAGAAGGAAATTTCTCATTAGCATACATTATCACAATTCACAAGGAGCTGGAAATGTTTGTAAAGCTGCTAAGAGCTATTTATATGCCTCAGAATATTTACTGCATACATGTTGATGAAAAGTCACCAAAAGATTATAAAGCTGCTGTACAAAACATCGttaattgctttgaaaatatttttatttcctcaaaaagagaaaatgttgtttATGCAGGATTTTCAAGATTACAAGCTGATATTAATTGCATGAGAGATCTAGTTCATTCCAAAATTCAGTGGAATTATGTTATTAATCTATGTGGTCAAGATTATcccattaaaacaaacaaagacaTTATACAATACATCAAAAGTAAATGGAATGGTAAAAATATGACTCCTGGGGTAGTCCAACCACTTCATATGAAACACAGGACACAGGTTAGTTACAGAGAATATGTACATTCTGGAATGTCATACGTGTATCCAACAAAGAATATAAAAGCTAAACCTCCATATAATTTGACAATATATTTTGGTAGTGCCTATTACATACTCACTAAAGAATTTGTAGAGTTTACATTGACTGATGCACGTGCAAAAGATTTGCTTGAATGGTCAAGAGACACGTACAGTCCGGATGAACACTACTGGGTCACACTGAATCGTTTAAATGGTAAGATACATGTTATTTCTACTATGAATAACCCCTGGACCAACAGCATTGTAAGGTCACTGACACAGAGGGCTAGCAAGCTCCAATTCAGAGCTTATCACCATCACTTAATTGAGTTACATTGCATCAATATGGTCATTTCTTCAGCCTTGATGCTGCCCTTTCAAACAGTCACAACTCCTGATGACTGAGAAACAAAGCTTGATTACAGAAAAGTACTACTTATGGTGCAGACCATTAGCTACAAGGCTAGAAAAACGCTAATTAAAAGAAGTATATGTTTTTGCTACATAAAAGCTCATGCTCtcaaggaatgaaaaaaagcaataaaactgaGAATTATGTCTGTTCTTATGATGTAAATATCTCTAAATAAATACTTAACATAGCTGCATTTAAAAAGTCTTCAGCAATGAAAATTTTCCCTGTAATAAgtagaaagaaatcttaatCAGAACcttatgtttttaaagatgctCCAGGGGCTACACCCAATGCAAACTGGGAAGGAAACATACGAGCCATTAAATGGAAAGATCAAGAAGGAACCATACACAAAGGCTGCAAAGGTAATGTGAATTTTGATCATGAACTCAAATTTGATTCACTGACTAGCATTCATTGCAAGTTACATATCATGCTTTAAACTAGCCATTAAGTGTGCCGCAGTGGtcatacatattttattttggaagtatCAAATAAAACAGCAAGCCATCCTACTAAATTACTCCACTGTATCCAATATAAATAGCTTCTGATATATTCTTGCAAAGATCGTCACAGTATCCATATACTGACAACTGTTCTTTCAACCTCCAATTACCAATGCATTAACTTGATTGATCAGTTTTCAGTGAAGAGTAGGTGGTTTACTTGACAAGCGTGCTTGTCAGATACTTTCATCAACATTGGGTTAAATCTCTTCAATttcaacaataataaaaaaaggagaatagtGCTGACCACATGGAgaggatgcaaaaaaaatttaaaatatgtaattgtATAAACTCAGCACAGTAAAGTACTGCATGATTAAACAGGTATCCAAATAGAAGTAGGAGATTAGAACTTCAGCGTGCCCAACTACAGGACGCAATATTAAGCGGAGCAACATGTTAGTAAAGCAGTTGGAGGTAACATGTATCCCTTTGtgtaaaatacaaaaccaagCCCTTGCCTTTATGTTTGAAATTCAGCATTATCCTCTAGATTTGATTTCACATAGAGTGTTCTTGAAATAAGGTAATTTTTGTTAGTAACACTACAGagttaaactatttttttaagtgattctgttcagctttctgctgctttcagatACCTTCAATCTGTCTTTGCAGGTCATTACATCAGAGACATTTGTGTCTACGGACTAGGGGATTTGCAGTGGATTATTGAGTCACCTCATTTGTTTGCCAACAAATTTGAGCCTGCAACATATCCACTTGTTATGGACTGCCTAGAGAGACACTACAGGCTTAAAGTACTGCACCAGGCAGAAGTCCCGATTGAAGATCACTGGCGTTTTCAGGAAGAGAACTACTTCAACATGAAGCTGAATGTTTGAGCTTAACTAACATCTAAACAAGTGTTCAAAATACTGACAGAAGCCATTAATATCTTTAGCCATAGACTTCACTCTGTGCATTACAGCATGAGGGTAAGCATAATACTGTACTACCAGTCTGCCAGTGAAATAAACAGGCTTTATTTCTTACAGTAAGATAATGAGCAACAACTGCTAATGGGTTAATTCTCAAAGAAAATAACATGTCTAAATCTATAACTTACTGAAGACAAGGGGGAAGTTCATAATCCTTTAAGTGACTTATTTAactggaaaaatacatattccTCATGtctgcagccaagaaaaggaCTAACTggtatgaaaataataaaatggaaGCAACGAGGAACAAAGATAAAATACGAAGAGCACAAGTTAAAGTCATGCCTACTGTATGTCTTATGAAATAGATTATTTTGAATAATGAAGTTCACGCTAAAATTTCAGAGCTTGTAGATAAGCAAGTGACCACCAGTTTCAGACACGGTCCATTTcactggttgtttttttttttttttgtgtccaGCTGCATCTCTAATTTCATTGTGTAGCATGGCAATATCACTCTTGCACTACTCAGGCTGTGCTCCTAATAAAAAGGGTGTGTGTGCCAGTAACAGTAGTAGGGGTCCTGCAATGCATGTTTACCTATAAGTCCCTGTTTCTGAGCCTCTGCAGGAGTTTAGGGCAAGGAGACATGGGAAATTTGAGGCCAGGGAACAAAGGCAAACTGAGTGAAAAGCCATCTTTCAATCCCAGTGTACCCagctgaaggaaacaaaacttcCCTGAACATTGCAACAGTCCGCAGCAATTGGAGATAACACCTAGCAGCAACCAGGACAAGCATCTGATTTCCCAAACCCTCTGCAGACTCAATCCAGCACTCGCTGGTCTACAGTAAGGAAGTGGCTTTCAACATACAACACAGGCAAAACTAGggaacagtaataaaaaaagaacaaggatCCAGCCCTTTTCCAGGCAAgagctgctccttcctcttcaggaCTCTTAAATTAATCCTTTCACTTGTGCAACCAAAAGGACTGGGGGAATATGAGGAAACAGAGAAGATATGGGTGGTGTTCTTTCATACAATATGACAACTCTTCCACAGGATTAAACACTGTCTCCAGAGGTCTTTAGTTAGGTGGTACTGACAGAAAGAGGCTAGGAGAAACCTGAATTGTGAGAAGTCATTTCAAACTGTTTGTCCTTTAAAAGTACTTTGGCAAGAATGCAGATTAAAGTTTCATTCCAGTAAATCCAAATAAACTCCCAGTTTTTTTGCATGAATCTGATGGGAACTAATAAAATATATCCTGTTACTTACAAGCTGACTTGATCAGAAGCTacaaattataaataaatgtcTAGGAGCAATTTAGAAGTAAGCTTCAATATGCACCCAAAATATCACTCAGTTTTTACACAAAAACTGACTTACAGAttaagcattttattaaaaaaaaataatcaaatgaaTCAACAAATGACCCAAGAATAGAACATGAAGTTTCTTATTAAAAACTTATTCCCAGGTTCCTGGAACTGTACTGCTCATTTTCCCACACGAGTTTCTTGGAGACATAATTTGTTTCAAATGAACTTTAACCTGAAGAAAGACCATCTGGTCCCTATTTATTTACAGGAACTTACAAACTCAACCCAAAGTACTGTACTCAGTACATGGCCTGTACTCAGTTTCATGTATAACCCAGGACTTGTTGGAGATGCTTTTTTATGtaggaaagtaaagaaaaagaaaaaaaccccatcatgCAGCATGTTCACACTGAGCTTGCTGAGAGTCCATCTGAAAACCATTACTGAAGCTAATGGGTCTCTAGCATGTATTAATCATAGCAATATTCATAATTGATTTCTCTCCAAACCACACCCAATCCACTGTAGGGCACTGCCAGCATTTACCCACTCCATGTTGTCTTCTAAAACGTGAATGGAACGTTCCTTTTTACCGTCGTTGCAGCAAATCCAGTATCGAGCTTTCACCTTTCGTCACCGTCACACAGAACAATTGTTGTGTCTCAGTTCTGAACTGAGTTAAAAGGAGAAATCCAATAGCAAGGTGCTACATAGCATGGGCTTGGTTTGCAGAAGCTGAACTagtcaaactggaaaaaaaaaat
The sequence above is a segment of the Gavia stellata isolate bGavSte3 chromosome 20, bGavSte3.hap2, whole genome shotgun sequence genome. Coding sequences within it:
- the LOC104252387 gene encoding beta-1,3-galactosyl-O-glycosyl-glycoprotein beta-1,6-N-acetylglucosaminyltransferase 7, which translates into the protein MNPLDATKSGFLVCIAVCMFIYTFIYLKDTLSEEPNEQKINAKIAECGFYPDELCSALFVGKTAAFKIGNFCQNTYQPKPLSCIQTSCNCSMVLKTLHFITRPLSDEEGNFSLAYIITIHKELEMFVKLLRAIYMPQNIYCIHVDEKSPKDYKAAVQNIVNCFENIFISSKRENVVYAGFSRLQADINCMRDLVHSKIQWNYVINLCGQDYPIKTNKDIIQYIKSKWNGKNMTPGVVQPLHMKHRTQVSYREYVHSGMSYVYPTKNIKAKPPYNLTIYFGSAYYILTKEFVEFTLTDARAKDLLEWSRDTYSPDEHYWVTLNRLNDAPGATPNANWEGNIRAIKWKDQEGTIHKGCKGHYIRDICVYGLGDLQWIIESPHLFANKFEPATYPLVMDCLERHYRLKVLHQAEVPIEDHWRFQEENYFNMKLNV